The proteins below are encoded in one region of Aeromonas veronii:
- a CDS encoding MATE family efflux transporter codes for MQRYWSEAKQLVRLASPILVAQVAQIAMNFVDTVMAGQVSAVDLAAVSVASSFWLPIILLVQGIIMALTPIVSQLNGARKRDEIRPAVHQGFWLALMVTPIAMVALYFSPLALQFMDVDPVMAAKTAGYLHAILWGLPAFVLFQVLRNFSEGLSHTMPTMVIGFVGLAVNIPANYIFIHGHFGMPKLGGVGCGVATAIVLWAMLLAMIVYVKFSSHFKKINLFAQLARPNGSRLWRLFRLGFPIAMAIFCEVTLFTVVALMLAPFGAETVASHQIALNFSSLVFMLPLSIGVGVTIRVGHNIGEGRPDHARVAARTGLMLGMAVAAGTAAITVLLREHIAGIYTDDQQVIALAAILLFFAAIYQISDSVQVVAAAALRGYKDTQAIFYITIVAYWGMGLPTGMILGLTDWVVPRMGPQGFWVGFIVGLTGAALMLGARLRIIYGRFASPEACTALSRAQ; via the coding sequence GTGCAACGTTATTGGTCCGAGGCGAAACAACTCGTTCGTCTTGCCAGCCCCATTCTGGTCGCCCAGGTGGCCCAGATCGCCATGAACTTTGTCGATACCGTGATGGCGGGACAGGTCAGCGCCGTGGATCTCGCCGCAGTGTCGGTGGCCTCCAGTTTCTGGCTGCCGATCATCTTGCTGGTTCAGGGCATCATCATGGCCCTCACCCCCATCGTCTCCCAGCTCAACGGCGCCCGTAAACGGGACGAGATCCGCCCGGCCGTACACCAGGGCTTCTGGCTGGCGCTGATGGTGACCCCCATCGCCATGGTGGCCCTCTATTTCAGTCCGCTGGCGCTGCAATTCATGGACGTGGATCCCGTGATGGCCGCCAAGACCGCCGGCTATCTGCATGCCATTCTCTGGGGCCTGCCCGCCTTCGTGCTGTTCCAGGTGCTGCGCAACTTCAGCGAGGGGCTCTCCCACACCATGCCCACCATGGTGATCGGCTTCGTGGGGCTCGCGGTCAATATTCCGGCGAACTACATCTTCATCCATGGCCACTTCGGCATGCCCAAGCTCGGTGGCGTGGGTTGCGGCGTGGCCACCGCCATCGTGCTCTGGGCCATGCTGCTGGCGATGATCGTCTATGTGAAATTCTCCTCCCATTTCAAGAAGATCAACCTGTTCGCCCAGCTCGCCCGCCCCAACGGCAGCCGGCTCTGGCGTCTGTTCCGCTTGGGCTTCCCCATCGCCATGGCCATCTTCTGCGAGGTGACCCTGTTTACCGTGGTGGCCCTGATGCTGGCGCCGTTTGGCGCAGAGACGGTGGCGAGCCACCAGATAGCGCTGAACTTCTCGAGCCTGGTGTTCATGCTGCCCCTGTCCATCGGGGTGGGGGTCACCATCCGGGTCGGCCACAACATCGGCGAAGGCCGGCCGGATCATGCCCGGGTCGCCGCCCGCACCGGCCTGATGCTGGGGATGGCGGTCGCCGCCGGCACCGCCGCCATTACAGTACTGCTGCGCGAACATATCGCGGGGATCTACACCGATGATCAGCAGGTAATCGCCCTGGCGGCGATCCTGCTGTTCTTTGCTGCCATCTACCAGATCTCCGACTCGGTACAGGTGGTGGCCGCCGCGGCCCTGCGCGGTTACAAGGACACCCAGGCCATCTTCTACATCACCATCGTCGCCTACTGGGGCATGGGGCTGCCCACCGGCATGATCCTGGGGCTGACCGACTGGGTGGTGCCGCGTATGGGCCCGCAAGGCTTCTGGGTCGGCTTCATCGTCGGCCTGACCGGCGCCGCCCTGATGCTGGGGGCTCGCCTGCGCATCATCTATGGCCGCTTCGCCAGCCCCGAGGCCTGCACCGCCCTCTCCCGGGCCCAGTGA
- a CDS encoding YaeP family protein — MQVYQCCEAIRIAYNQIGSGEQGYVPNAIAATIRALNAVAGDERVPSDLREQAAYAAANLLISDHEDA; from the coding sequence ATGCAGGTATATCAATGCTGTGAAGCCATTCGCATCGCCTATAACCAGATTGGCTCGGGGGAGCAGGGTTATGTGCCGAACGCCATCGCCGCCACCATTCGCGCCCTCAACGCCGTGGCCGGTGACGAGCGGGTGCCCAGTGATCTGCGCGAGCAGGCCGCTTACGCCGCCGCCAACCTGCTGATCAGCGATCACGAGGACGCCTGA
- a CDS encoding riboflavin synthase subunit alpha, translating into MFTGIVQGTAELVAFTEQPNFRTHVIRMPGPAWGEGLALGASVAHNGCCLTVTRIDGELVSFDLMQETLRLTNLGALKVGDKVNVERAARFGDEIGGHAMSGHIMGTADVISVIDTPNNRQVWYRQAPELMKYVLTKGYIGIDGISLTVGEVREHEFCVNLIPETLARTNLGWVKAGWRTNIEIDPQTQAIVDTVERVLAARS; encoded by the coding sequence ATGTTCACCGGCATAGTACAGGGCACCGCCGAACTGGTGGCCTTCACCGAACAGCCCAATTTTCGCACCCACGTGATCCGCATGCCGGGCCCGGCCTGGGGAGAGGGGCTGGCGCTCGGCGCCTCCGTCGCCCACAACGGCTGCTGCCTGACCGTGACCCGGATCGACGGGGAACTGGTCAGCTTCGATCTGATGCAGGAGACCCTGCGCCTCACCAACCTGGGCGCGCTGAAGGTGGGGGACAAGGTGAACGTGGAGCGGGCGGCCCGCTTTGGCGACGAGATAGGCGGCCATGCCATGTCCGGCCACATCATGGGCACGGCGGATGTGATCTCGGTCATCGATACCCCGAACAACCGTCAGGTGTGGTATCGCCAGGCCCCCGAGCTCATGAAATACGTGCTGACCAAGGGTTACATCGGCATCGACGGCATCAGCCTGACTGTCGGCGAGGTGCGGGAGCATGAATTCTGCGTCAACCTCATTCCCGAGACCCTGGCCCGTACCAACCTGGGCTGGGTCAAGGCAGGCTGGCGCACCAACATCGAGATCGATCCCCAGACCCAGGCCATCGTCGACACGGTGGAGCGGGTGCTGGCGGCCCGCAGTTAA
- a CDS encoding CPXCG motif-containing cysteine-rich protein encodes MIEYTSKRIVCPHCGHHTRVELDASQGDQEFYEDCMACCNPIHLRLHRDEVRDCLQLFVDADDEQLF; translated from the coding sequence ATGATCGAGTACACCAGCAAGCGCATCGTCTGCCCCCACTGCGGCCACCACACCCGGGTCGAGCTGGACGCCAGCCAGGGGGATCAGGAGTTCTACGAGGATTGCATGGCCTGCTGCAACCCCATCCACCTGCGGCTGCACCGGGACGAGGTGCGCGACTGCCTGCAGCTGTTTGTGGATGCGGACGACGAGCAGCTGTTCTAA
- the hxpB gene encoding hexitol phosphatase HxpB, translated as MLTAVIFDMDGVLIDSEPFWQRAQMAVFSELGHFHTEEDCNSTIGVRIDQLVAHWYRIRPWSGPSQEEVVQRILDQVIALILSEGQPKEGVLEALALMEARGLKIGLATSSPFSMVEAVLGKLGIKERFLAVHSAEVERFGKPHPDVYIHAAEKLGVLPVHCLAIEDSFTGLLAAKAASMKALIVPDPALVGDPRLAIADHELRSLAELDDDMLERWIA; from the coding sequence ATGTTAACTGCCGTGATCTTCGATATGGACGGTGTCCTGATCGATTCCGAACCCTTTTGGCAACGGGCCCAGATGGCCGTATTCTCCGAGCTTGGCCACTTCCACACCGAGGAAGATTGCAACTCCACCATCGGCGTGCGTATCGATCAGCTGGTGGCGCACTGGTATCGCATTCGCCCCTGGAGCGGCCCGAGCCAGGAAGAGGTGGTACAACGCATCCTGGATCAGGTCATTGCCCTCATCCTGAGTGAGGGCCAGCCCAAGGAGGGCGTGCTGGAAGCGCTGGCATTGATGGAGGCCCGCGGCCTCAAGATCGGCCTCGCCACCTCCTCTCCCTTCTCCATGGTGGAGGCGGTGCTCGGCAAGCTCGGCATCAAGGAGCGTTTCCTCGCGGTGCACTCCGCCGAGGTAGAGCGCTTTGGCAAACCCCACCCGGATGTCTACATCCACGCCGCCGAGAAGCTCGGCGTGCTGCCGGTGCACTGTCTGGCCATCGAGGACAGCTTCACCGGGCTGCTGGCTGCCAAGGCCGCCTCCATGAAAGCACTCATCGTGCCGGATCCCGCCCTAGTGGGCGATCCCCGTCTCGCCATTGCCGATCACGAGCTCCGCTCCCTGGCCGAGCTGGACGACGATATGCTGGAACGCTGGATAGCCTGA
- the purT gene encoding formate-dependent phosphoribosylglycinamide formyltransferase, with protein sequence MFGTATRPSATRALLLGSGELGKEVAIELQRLGIEVIAADRYAGAPAMQVAHQAHVLDMLDGAALRALVNQVKPDLIIPEIEAIATDTLATLEQEGVNVVPNARATQLTMNREGIRRLAAEELGLPTSTYRFAQSKAEFDAAVAAIGLPCVVKPVMSSSGKGQSLLRDLAKLDDAWTYAQEGGRAGRGKVIVEGFVPFDYEITLLTVRAVDGIHFCDPIGHRQEDGDYRESWQPQAMSELALARAKEVAAKVVEALGGYGLFGVELFVQGENVWFSEVSPRPHDTGMVTLISQDLSEFALHVRAILGLPIGAINQYGPSASAVVLRDGHSQDIRYQGIGEALALVPGAQLRLFGKPEIAGRRRLGVALARGLHCEEAIARAKAVAASVEVIL encoded by the coding sequence ATGTTTGGAACCGCCACCCGCCCCTCTGCCACCCGTGCCCTGCTGCTGGGCTCGGGGGAGCTCGGCAAGGAAGTCGCCATCGAACTGCAACGTCTTGGCATCGAGGTCATTGCCGCCGATCGCTACGCAGGCGCCCCCGCCATGCAGGTGGCGCACCAAGCCCATGTGCTGGACATGCTCGATGGCGCCGCCCTGCGCGCCCTGGTCAATCAGGTCAAACCCGATCTCATCATCCCCGAGATTGAAGCCATCGCCACCGACACCCTGGCAACCCTCGAACAGGAAGGGGTGAACGTGGTGCCGAACGCCCGTGCCACCCAGCTCACCATGAACCGGGAAGGGATCCGCCGCCTCGCCGCCGAGGAGCTGGGCCTGCCTACCTCGACCTATCGCTTCGCCCAGAGCAAGGCCGAATTTGACGCCGCCGTGGCCGCCATCGGCCTGCCCTGCGTGGTCAAACCGGTGATGAGCTCCTCCGGCAAGGGCCAGAGCCTGCTGCGCGATCTTGCCAAGCTGGACGACGCCTGGACCTATGCCCAGGAGGGGGGCCGGGCCGGTCGTGGCAAGGTGATCGTCGAGGGCTTCGTGCCTTTTGACTACGAGATCACCCTGCTCACGGTGCGGGCGGTGGATGGCATCCACTTCTGCGATCCCATCGGTCACCGCCAGGAGGATGGCGACTATCGCGAATCCTGGCAGCCCCAGGCCATGAGCGAGCTGGCCCTGGCCCGCGCCAAAGAGGTCGCCGCCAAGGTGGTCGAGGCCCTCGGCGGCTACGGTCTGTTCGGGGTCGAGCTGTTCGTGCAGGGGGAAAACGTCTGGTTCAGCGAGGTTTCCCCCCGTCCCCACGACACCGGCATGGTGACGCTCATCTCCCAGGATCTCTCCGAATTTGCCCTGCACGTGCGCGCCATCCTGGGGCTGCCCATCGGCGCCATCAACCAGTACGGGCCGAGCGCCTCCGCCGTGGTACTGCGGGACGGCCACAGCCAGGACATCCGCTATCAGGGCATTGGCGAGGCTCTGGCCCTGGTGCCGGGCGCCCAGCTGCGGCTCTTTGGCAAGCCGGAGATCGCCGGTCGCCGCCGCCTCGGGGTCGCACTCGCCCGTGGCCTGCACTGCGAGGAGGCCATCGCGCGGGCCAAGGCGGTGGCTGCGAGCGTCGAGGTCATCCTTTAA
- a CDS encoding DMT family transporter, producing the protein MALPRRHSPFAGAVWMMVAGLCFAAVNSLSQYVSFKLGLASTQVAFHQYLIALVCLLPWLIRHGLRQSLMTNQLRLHLLRVALAVIGIQFWLWALAVPVPIWQGIALLMTSPLFATLGSALLLKEQVSRARILATLAGFVGAMLILAPWTDDFSWASLLPVAAALFWAGYSLLVRYQAASESSHTIVVYLLIFSTPFNAMLALPEWQWPTQTQWLLVAASGVLSALAQMSIARAYSVAEASFVQPFDFAKLPMNVLAGWLVFGWAPPGRLWLGAAIIIGAITLLTHLEQRAHKSVS; encoded by the coding sequence ATGGCACTCCCTCGCAGGCACTCCCCCTTTGCCGGTGCAGTCTGGATGATGGTGGCAGGTCTCTGTTTCGCCGCCGTCAACAGCCTGAGCCAGTATGTCAGCTTCAAGCTCGGCCTCGCCTCCACCCAGGTCGCCTTCCACCAGTACCTGATCGCCCTGGTCTGCCTGCTGCCCTGGCTCATCCGCCACGGCCTGCGTCAATCCCTGATGACCAATCAGTTGCGTCTGCACCTGCTGCGGGTGGCCCTTGCCGTCATCGGCATCCAGTTCTGGCTCTGGGCGCTGGCGGTGCCTGTGCCCATCTGGCAGGGGATTGCCTTGTTGATGACCTCGCCGCTGTTCGCCACCCTGGGGTCTGCCCTGCTGCTCAAGGAGCAGGTGAGCCGGGCCCGCATCCTCGCCACCCTGGCGGGCTTTGTGGGGGCCATGCTGATCCTGGCGCCCTGGACCGATGATTTCAGCTGGGCCTCCTTGCTGCCGGTGGCGGCCGCCCTGTTCTGGGCCGGTTACTCCCTGCTGGTGCGCTATCAGGCGGCGAGCGAGTCGTCCCACACCATCGTCGTCTACCTGCTCATCTTCAGCACCCCGTTCAACGCCATGCTGGCCCTGCCGGAATGGCAGTGGCCGACCCAGACCCAGTGGCTGCTGGTGGCGGCTTCCGGGGTGCTGTCGGCGCTGGCCCAGATGTCCATCGCCCGCGCCTACAGCGTGGCCGAGGCCTCTTTTGTTCAACCGTTCGATTTTGCCAAGCTGCCCATGAACGTGCTGGCCGGCTGGCTGGTATTTGGCTGGGCCCCCCCTGGCCGATTGTGGCTCGGCGCCGCCATCATCATTGGCGCCATCACGCTGCTGACCCATCTGGAGCAGCGCGCCCACAAGTCCGTTTCCTGA
- a CDS encoding FMN-dependent NADH-azoreductase: MANILVLKSSILGQYSQSNALIDGFLADHQDDNVTVRDLAALNLPVLDGELAFGLRGGENLSERQLAVLAQSDELVAELKASDLVVIAAPMYNFNIPTQLKNWIDLVARAGVTFRYTETGPVGLVENTRALVVSPRGGLHVGNATDLVTPYMRTVLGFIGIHDVDFIYAEGMGMGPEAQAKGIEQAKEQLEALAI, translated from the coding sequence ATGGCCAACATCCTCGTACTCAAGTCCAGCATCCTGGGTCAATACTCCCAGTCCAACGCCCTGATCGACGGCTTCCTGGCCGACCACCAGGATGACAACGTCACTGTGCGTGACCTGGCTGCCCTGAACCTGCCGGTGCTGGATGGCGAGCTGGCCTTCGGTCTGCGTGGTGGCGAGAACCTGAGCGAGCGTCAACTGGCCGTGCTGGCACAATCCGACGAACTGGTTGCCGAGCTGAAAGCGAGCGATCTGGTAGTGATTGCGGCTCCCATGTACAACTTCAACATCCCGACCCAGCTGAAAAACTGGATTGATCTGGTGGCTCGTGCTGGCGTGACCTTCCGCTACACCGAAACCGGCCCGGTTGGCCTGGTGGAAAATACCCGCGCCCTGGTGGTCAGCCCCCGCGGTGGCCTGCACGTGGGTAATGCCACCGACCTGGTCACCCCTTACATGCGTACCGTGCTCGGCTTCATCGGCATCCATGATGTGGACTTCATCTACGCCGAAGGCATGGGCATGGGCCCGGAGGCGCAAGCCAAGGGTATCGAGCAGGCGAAAGAGCAGCTGGAAGCCTTGGCTATCTAA
- a CDS encoding DUF4250 domain-containing protein: protein MNLKNFATMDIHILLSTINMQLRDHYDDLDDLCRAQELDKAALEARLASGDFHYQAAQKQFR from the coding sequence ATGAATCTCAAGAACTTCGCCACCATGGACATCCACATCCTGCTGAGCACAATCAACATGCAGTTGCGTGATCACTACGATGATCTCGACGATCTCTGCCGCGCGCAGGAGCTGGACAAGGCCGCCCTGGAAGCCCGTCTCGCCAGCGGCGATTTCCACTATCAGGCGGCGCAAAAGCAGTTCAGATAG
- a CDS encoding MarR family winged helix-turn-helix transcriptional regulator, whose protein sequence is MSKIIELLAHYPPYQLVHAAEMVRDTFEQFYQQRYQLTVPQWRLMMVLGPNYPISQKELVEASGMDKVRISREIHRLVEKGILFTESSPQDKRISLVSFTHAGLVLFQQLKTEAGSWQHTLTDYLPAEARESIRLHLQSVSDAIEQLHLLDQEKQP, encoded by the coding sequence ATGTCAAAAATCATTGAGCTGCTCGCCCACTACCCTCCCTATCAGCTGGTACACGCCGCTGAGATGGTGCGCGATACCTTTGAACAGTTTTACCAGCAGCGCTATCAGCTGACGGTGCCCCAGTGGCGCCTGATGATGGTGCTCGGCCCCAACTATCCCATCAGCCAGAAGGAGCTGGTGGAGGCGAGCGGCATGGACAAGGTGCGGATCTCCCGCGAGATCCACCGCCTGGTGGAGAAAGGGATCCTGTTCACCGAGAGCAGCCCCCAGGACAAGCGCATCAGCCTGGTCTCCTTCACCCATGCTGGGCTGGTGCTGTTCCAGCAGCTCAAGACCGAGGCCGGCAGCTGGCAACACACCCTCACCGATTATCTGCCCGCCGAGGCGCGGGAGAGCATCCGTCTGCATCTGCAGAGCGTGAGCGACGCCATCGAGCAGCTGCACCTGCTGGATCAGGAGAAGCAACCATGA